CTCGAACTGAAAAACCTGCTTGCAAGACATAAAATTCGTCCGAATTACGTTCCAGTAGAAAAACTCAATAGATTTACAAGGAAAAACCACCAAGGGGTAGTCGCTTTTATTTCAGATGTTCCGTTTGAAAAGATTGAAGATGTGCTTCCACAACTGTTCGAGGAAGGAAAAACCCCATTTTTATTGATCCTCGACCGTCTAACGGATGTGCGGAATTTCGGGGCTATTTGCCGTACCGCGGAATGTGTTGGCGTACACGCCGTCATTCTGCCCGAAAAAGGCGCCGCACCAATCAATTCTGATGCGATCAAAACTTCTGCCGGCGCTATCTACAACCTGAAGATTTGTAAAGAGAAAAACCTTGCCCATACGGTAGATTTCCTACAGCAAAGTGGCGTACAGGTACTCGCCGCCAGTGAAAAGGCTCAGAAACTGATCTACGATGCCGATTTTACCGAACCTTGCGCCATCGTGATGGGTAATGAAGAAACGGGTATTTCGAAAGAAGTGTTGCATCATGCAGACGAGAAGATAAAACTGCCGATTGTAGGCAAAACGCAGTCCCTGAACGTATCCGTCGCTTGTGGTGCCATCTTATATGAAGCGGTGCGACAGAAAAACCTCGCCGGTAAATAAACTGCGTACGCTTTAAAGTTTGCATTCTCTTCATTTAGCACTCAATTTGATTAAAAATTTATTTACTTAATTAAAACAGAGATTTATGCAGAACCGAACCGTGCAGAAGAGTGAAATCCGAAACTACGTGCTGGAGATTATCGCTGGGAAAATAAAAAAGCTGGAAGACTTTATTGAGTTTACCATTGATGCAAGCCGCGATATTAAGAAAACACCGAAATACGATTCTATTCGGGAGGAAATACAGGAAGAAATCTACCAAATGCAGCGCCAGCTAGGCTCCCTGAATGACCTGCAGCGTCATATGGTGAAAGTGCTGAACGCGCCTACAGACACAGTTCAACTGGGATCGATGGTTTTTACGAATAAAGCCCGTTTCTATATCTCTGTTTCGCTGGGTGAATTTTTTTATGAAGGTGACCGGTTTTATGCGATTTCAGAACAAAGCCCTATGGCGCAAGTGATGTTCGGGAAAGTTGCCGGCGATTCTTTTGTACTCAATAACATCAGTCAAACCATCCAAAATGTCATGTGATAATGGATAAAGCAGCAGTCCTAAAAGAGATTATAGAAAACCGCAGGAGTATATTTCCTAAGGATTATTCCGATGAAAAAATTGATGATGATGTTTTAACGGAAATCCTGCGTTCTGCAGCGTTTGCCCCAAACCATAAACGCACCAAGCCCTGGCGTCTGAAAGTTTTCAAAGGCGAGGATAAATTACAATTGGGTGCGGAAATGGCGGAAATCTATAAACGTACCACGGCAGCGCCACTTTTTCTCGAAAAAAAATACCTCAGCATCTCCGAAAAGGCTGTCAAGGCAGATACTATCATTACAATTTCAGTCAACTTCAGCGGATTGGTGCCCGAGTGGGAAGAAATTGCCGCCACCGCCATGGCCGTACAGAATATGTATCTAACGGCTTCCGCACACGGCATCGGTTGCTATTGGAGTACGCCCGGCCTAATAAAACATTTGGATGCCTTCCTGGGACTACCCGAAAATCAAAGATGTTACGGGCTTTTCTTCCTTGGTAAGTGTGCAAATCAATAAAAAAATCTTTCAGGGTTGCTGAAAGATTTTTTTTGCATTCGAGGCGCGAGCGAAGCGAGCGTCAAAAGAGTCTTGCTTAATTATCCGTTAAGCAGTATTGCGGCTTCTTTGGCCGCGTAAGTGAAGATCATATCAGCACCGGCCCGCTTTATGCACGTCAGGCTTTCGATAACCGCTTTGTCATTGTCCAGCCAGCCGTTTTGTGTCGCCGCTTTTAGCATCGCATATTCACCACTTACATTATATACGGCGATCGGCAGGTCAATTGCTTCACGCACTTTTGATACGATATCTAAATAAGGCAAGCCTGGTTTTATCATGATGATGTCGGCACCCTCAGCCACATCTTTATAGACTTCATCCAAAGCTTCGCGCGAGTTATGGAAATCCATTTGATATGTTTTTTTGTCTTTCGGAATATCCGTGTTTTCTTTGGGAGCAGAATCAAGCGCGCTGCGGAATGGGCCGTAAAAGGAACTTGCATATTTTGCCGCATAGCTCAAGATGGCTACATCGGTGAACCCATTTTCCTCTAAACCTGCGCGGATGGCTGCAACGCGGCCGTCCATCATGTCACTGGGCGCCATCACATCGGCCCCTGCTTCCGCTAGTGATATCGCCATTTTAACCAATGCTTCATTGGTAGCGTCGTTGTCTATTTTACCGTTTGTAATAATGCCGTCATGTCCGTACACAGAGTAGGGGTCTAGCGCTACATCGGGCATTACTATCAT
This DNA window, taken from Chryseobacterium sp. 6424, encodes the following:
- a CDS encoding nitroreductase; amino-acid sequence: MDKAAVLKEIIENRRSIFPKDYSDEKIDDDVLTEILRSAAFAPNHKRTKPWRLKVFKGEDKLQLGAEMAEIYKRTTAAPLFLEKKYLSISEKAVKADTIITISVNFSGLVPEWEEIAATAMAVQNMYLTASAHGIGCYWSTPGLIKHLDAFLGLPENQRCYGLFFLGKCANQ
- the rlmB gene encoding 23S rRNA (guanosine(2251)-2'-O)-methyltransferase RlmB, producing the protein MKDFSHKKTSENHDKDRKDDFIFGLRPVMEAIEAGKTIDKIFMQNALQGEIYLELKNLLARHKIRPNYVPVEKLNRFTRKNHQGVVAFISDVPFEKIEDVLPQLFEEGKTPFLLILDRLTDVRNFGAICRTAECVGVHAVILPEKGAAPINSDAIKTSAGAIYNLKICKEKNLAHTVDFLQQSGVQVLAASEKAQKLIYDADFTEPCAIVMGNEETGISKEVLHHADEKIKLPIVGKTQSLNVSVACGAILYEAVRQKNLAGK
- the hemB gene encoding porphobilinogen synthase — protein: MIIPSRNRRLRTNASIRALVQETILTTNDFVMPIFVMEGENLQEPIPSMPGIFRRSIDLTVKECKELFSLGIRGVNLYMKVSENLKDNKGTEAWNKNGLMQNTIKAIKDAVPEMIVMPDVALDPYSVYGHDGIITNGKIDNDATNEALVKMAISLAEAGADVMAPSDMMDGRVAAIRAGLEENGFTDVAILSYAAKYASSFYGPFRSALDSAPKENTDIPKDKKTYQMDFHNSREALDEVYKDVAEGADIIMIKPGLPYLDIVSKVREAIDLPIAVYNVSGEYAMLKAATQNGWLDNDKAVIESLTCIKRAGADMIFTYAAKEAAILLNG